The nucleotide window TGCTCAGTGGCGAACAGATCAATAAGGCTCTCAGGATGACCGGTGATTTCGGACCTCTGCTTCTGAATATGGTCGAGATCGGGGAAAAGACCGGCACGCTGGACAATACGGTCATGAAGATAAGCACCATGTATGACAAGGAAATCCCGGAGACCTTGAAGAAGGTCTTCACGGTCATCGAGCCGCTCATCCTTCTCCTTCTCGGCGGGATCGTCCTCCTGACGCTTGCGTCATTCTTTCTGCCTCTGTACAAGATCGTTGGAGGACTCCGGGTCCGATGAACAATTATCATCTGATAGACAGAAAATACTCCGCAGGGGTTATCGCTCCTTGTGGGGGAAAGTATAAATGCCCCGTTAGGGGGTTTACGTTGATCGAGGTCGTCGTGGTGATGGCGATCATCGCAACGCTCACCGGCATTATGATCCCGTTCATCTACCGGGTTTGGGAAAGCACTGAGATCGATACGACCAGGGAGCGCATGACTGATCTCAAGAAGGCGATGGTCGGTGATCCAAAGCTGATCCAGAACGGGGTAAGGACACATTACGGGTATATTGGTGATGTTGGACAGCTTCCGTCATCTCTTGAAAACCTTGTGACAAATACAGATGGCGTTTCGAACTGGAAGGGCCCGTATCTCCCGTCTGGATTTGACATCTCGAAATATAATAAAGACACATGGGGCACGGCGATACAATATTCTCCAGCCACTGTAGCAGGAAGAAGGGTATCAGCGACATTGATAAGTTACGGGCCAAACGGTGCAAACAATGGAGGTAGTGGAGACGACATAGCAGACAGTATATTTCAGATCAGTCCATTAGAGGTAGCCCCGGTCAGTTTAATTCAGGGGAACGTGAATGTGACGTTCCAATCAGCACCGCTCGCAAACAGAATCTTCTCTATAGGGGTTTCTGCCCGCTACCGCAACGGCACCGGTGTTTTAGTCACGGATACTTGCTGCGACAGCGCTATTAAAACAATATCAGGAACTGCCGGAAATACGCAGGTCAACTACACACAGAACTTTAGCTGCGCACCGCCTAATAACCTGCCAGTCGGCACAGCGTACCTCTATCCGGGTCTTTATTCCGATAGCAGCTGTGCAACCAGTTTGGGCGGGTCACCGCTTGAAGTGGCGATTAATGTTCATGGCAGTACAATTTTTTCCACTATGCAGATCCAGGCAGTCCCGTGAGGAAGGATAAATTATGAACTCATTGAACATCGACTTCAGAGGGGAGAACCTGAGGGTTCTGTCGGCTAAGGATGGGGTCTTAAAACATGTTCTCATTTCGAGGAATTTCTCGATCTCTGACCTGAAGAATGCACAACAACAGTTGACCGCAGCCATTAAGGAAGCAGGGGGCAAAAAAGGAAATGTGCATGTTATCCTGCCCCACAAAATTCTGAAGTTCGGCATCTTCCAGGTGCCGGCTATGGATATCGCTGATGCGGAGAAGGTGGTCAGAAGAGATATAGCAAAAGAACTCGGCAGTCAGGACTTTGTCCTGGGTATCAGAAGGATCATGAACAATAGACCAGGTAAGCAGGACATCCTTGCTGAATATGCGCTTACATCGGACATACAAATCTATCTGACGCTCCTGAAGCAATGCGGCATCAAACCCGCACTTATCACAACAAGCCTTGAGGGCATAATCAGCGCCTTCAAGAAGGTCCGGCCCGAGACCGAAGGCAATGAGGCTGTTCTTGAGATCGGCCAGAGCTTTATGGAGATCCTCGTCTTTAATGACAGCAGGCTCATTAATTACAAGAAAGTTCAGATGCCTGCAGTCGACGATGCGAAGCTCTCCAGCAAGGACAAGGAGCCGGAGCAAGTCTTCAAAATGAAGATGTATACGATCGTTGATGCACTTTACAACTTCATCATGGCAGCCGGGAGCGGCGCAGCTGAGGATAAGATCTCCCGCCTCTGGATCAGCGGCCTCGGTTCAGTCGAAAAGGGTATGCCTGAGGTCTTGTCCGAAAGCCTCAGCCTCAGCAGCATGCTCATTAACCCCTTTGTTTCTACCCCATTACGGGGCACAAGCGCCCCAGAGGGTGATGCGGACGTGGAAGATGCGAGTATATACACTGCTATTGCCGGTCTTTCGATGCTCACACCTGGGGACCCGGTTGTCAATCTCATACCTGCGGCTGATAGGGATAAGGGCAGACAGGTTCTGGAAAAGACAGGCCTTATCGTTGCTCTTGCCTTTTATGCGATCCTGATCGGAGGCGGGTACACAGTCCTGAGCAGGACGGAAAAAGATCTCAGGACCCTGAAGGACAGATCTGACACAGAAACCAAGGCATCTCAAAAGTCAGGGGTCCAGGATAAAAGTCAGCAGGATGCACTGAGAAAGATCATGAACAACAACAAGAGCCTCTATCCCCTGTTCAGAGATATTGCCAATTTGACACCTCCTGTCATCAGCCTGACCAGTCTCGATGTCGAAAAGACGGCTGAGGCCACCTTTATCAAACTGGGGACAAATCTGCAGTCCGCAGATGAAGGTCTCAGAAAGTCGGCACTTTCAAAATTCCTTAATGCTCTTGAAACCACAGGCCGGTTCGCTCTGGCAGCGCCGCCGGAGATCACCACGACCACTGCAGCACCCAACACAAAGAAGCAGGAATTTACGGTCAAGGCAAAGTTCGAGGTGCTGCAATGAACAGCCGGAAAAAGGCCTTTTACACTATTCTCGCTGTGGTCATAAGCACAGGGCTGATCTTTTCCCTGTACGCCGTTTCAAAGATCAGATCGATCCATGAACTTCGGGCGGCTGTTGAAAAAACCGCAACAGAGCGCTTACAGGCGATCAGGAAAGATTCCGACAGCAGCACCGATGCCGGAAAGTCCGCCCCCAAGGGTGCAATCGTACCCCCTAAGATGTGGACAACAGAATTCATCGAAACAGCATATAACGCATCGCAAAAATATGGCATCAGAAACCTGACGTTTGAGCAAAAATCATCGGACAGTTCCCGCAGGCAAACCCCGGGCAATAGCCGGCTCTCACTTCAGGCCTATCCTGTCAAAATGACCTTCCATGCGGGGTACCGGGAAATGGCAGAGTTCCTTCGCGAACTGCAGGATCTTGACAGACTGGTGACAATAGACAATCTCAGGGTAAAGAGCGAAAAGAGCTATCTTGCGGCAGAGGTGACTATAAGCACATATGCCATGGAGGGGAAATAATGCTTATGCCCCAGGGAGTATTTGGGAACAAATATGTTGCAATCACCGTGGCTATTATCCTGGCTTTGGTGATCGCATATAATGTGCAATTCTTCATGACCAAGGACAGGCCGGCAGTTCCGGCCGAAACGGCCAATCGTCTGATACGATCGAAGCAGGAACCTGCTGCACAGTCAGCAAAGACCCGCTCCGCCGATCTCTCCCGGCCCGTTGACAATGGCGCCGATAAAACCCCATGGAAACGGGACCCCTTCTCGCTTAGGCCGCCCGTGACCGGCGACAAGTCAGATGATGTCAATGTCAGGCTCATGGGTATCATAAAAAGGACTGATAACAGCCTTGCACTCATCAATGGCAAGGTCTACAGGATCAATGACCGTATTGGTACTGCAGTTATCAGGGAGATAAAACAGCACAGTATCGTGGTTCAGGTAAAAAACAAAAAACAGGAAATATCTTTTGATGATTATAAAGTGATCGAGGAGAAGAAGAAATGAAGACCTTACATGTGATAGTAATTGTTCTCGCCTTTGTTGCCCTGGGATGTGCAACACCCAGGATGACCGAAGTCCCTGAGACCATGGCACTAAAGCAGCCGCCTCAGGTGCCTGCGCCAGGCATGCGGCCGGAACCTCCGAAGACAGAAGAGCTGCCGCCGGCAAAAGACAGGAGCAGGTTTTCTCTGAGCGTAAGGGATGCTGATGTGCGCGACGTGTTCCTTCTCCTTTCAAAAGACAGCGGGATGAACATAATAGCTGACAAAGATATAACAGGGAAGGTCTCCATTGATTTTACCAACCTTGAACTGAACAGCGCACTGTACGCCATAACGCGTCAGCTTGGCTATACCTTCAGGATGGACAAGGGATTCATTAGGATAACAAGGCCGGTCCTTGAGACAAAGACCCTCAGGGTCAACTACATTACGGGAAAACGGACATCAACCAGCACCATGAATGCGGCAATATCAACAGGGAACAGTTCAGGCAGCGGTTCCGGCGGAGGGACAAATATAAATATCTCCTCCGGAGCCACAACATCATCAGGCTCTTCTTCATCCGGAAGCCAGGGCAGCGTCAACGTAACCACTTCCGGCACTTCGGATTTTTGGAAAGAAACCCGGAGAGGGCTTGAGGTGCTCATCTTCGGTGACACAAAGGGGGGCGGAGACAGTGAAGGAGGCTTCAGCAGAGGTGATGAAAAGACAGGAAAGAAACTTATCATAAGCGAAATTGCAGGTATTGTTTTGGTCACCGACTATTCAGACAATATGGAGAGAGTTGAGGATTTTCTTAAGGATGTTGAACTGTCGGCTAGAAGACAGGTGATGATCCAGGCACATATAATTGAAGTAGCACTTAACGATGGATACAGGTTCGGCATTGACTGGACTGCAATAGAACGCTTCAATGGGGTTAAGTTAAACATTGCCCAGAACCTGTCAACCAACTCTGGCGTATTTACGGTTGACCTCGCCAATAATAAAATTAGTGCTTTTCTTGACGCGATGAAAGAACAGGGGCAGGTAAATGTGCTGTCGAGTCCCAAGGTCTCGACCATGAATAATCAGCGGGCGGTGATCAAATTGACCACAAAAGAGGTTTCCTGGGTGACCAATTCCTTTACAAGCGGGACCACAGGCGAGATAGTCGTCTCCAACACAACACCTCAGATAGACGAGATAGGCCTTTTTCTTGACGTTACCCCGCAGGTAGATGAGGCAGGCATTATAACCATGCAGATACATCCGAGCATTTCCGAGAAGCTGAAAGATCTGGTTTCGCCAGACGGGAAAAACACGAAACCACTTATCAATACAAGAGAAGCAGACACTATGATCAAGACGCGAAATGGACAGACCATCGTTATTGCGGGTCTTATCACCGATAAGGTTAATGATACGACCAAAAGAGTCCCTCTGCTCGGCGATATACCCTTTGTCGGTGCGGCCTTCAATCAGGTCATTCAGGAAAAGAGAAAATCCGAGCTCGTAATTCTGCTGACTCCCTATGTTTTGACTGATCAGTCCATAGAGGACATCAGGAAAGAGCATGAGGAAAGGTTCAGGAAGGCCGGCAGAGCATTTGAAGCATCACCCGTTCTTCCTTTCAGCGGGAAATAACAGATAGCTGCCGCTGGCTGCATTGCCTTTCACAGCAAGAAGGGATGACAGAGTGCCATCCCTTCTTGTTTCCTGAGCAAGCGAGTTCTATTTCTTCTTCTTTGCCGGTGCCTTCTTCGCTGTGGCTTTCTTTGCTGTCCCACAGGCGCCGCCCTTTGATTTGCAGGCCATGGTTACCTCCTTTATTAAGGGTATATGTAAAACCTATCACAGCATCAACTCTCTGTCAATACGCGTTGATGCCGGATATGCATGAGAAGTATAATGATGCTGATTGTTGGAAGAACGGGAGGCGGTTCATGAAGGTCTGCAGTAATTGCAAAAAGGAAATAGAGACCGATAAGTTTTTTTCGAGGAAATCCGTCTGTCCGAAATGCGGCAGTGACCTGCATGCCTGTCTGAACTGCCGGTTCTATGCAGAGTCTGCCCACAACAAATGCTCTGAACCAAAGGCCGAGTTCCAGAGGACCAGAGATAAGGCAAATTTCTGTGATTACTTCGTCTTCAGGGAGGGGACTGCGGCTTCGTCATCTTCCGGCAAGGATGATGCACTGAAAAAATTGAACGATCTCTTCAAAAAATAGGTCTTACCTGAATATAAGCACACCGGCATAGACAAGATAAAGAACCCCTCCAAAGAGCATCACAAAAGGGGAAATACGCTTTGTCACCGTAATGACACCAAGGACAGCGGCAGCAGAGATGATCGCAAGCACTGCCGAAAAGAGCGCCATGCCGGTTATGTTCCAGTCGGTGTAGAGCAGTCCCACTGAAACAGGAAATGTTGACTGAAAGACCATGGCGCCGCTGATATTGCCAAGGGCAAGCGTATCCCTCCCCTTCCATGTCCAGGTAACGCTGTTGAACTTCTCCGGCAGCTCTGTCGCAACCGGGGCAAGAAGAAGAGAAAAGATCAGCGGATCCATGCCGAATGTTACTGAGATCACCTCAAGGCTCTGCACAAAGGTATGTGCCCCCTTTATCATCACTGCGAGGGCTAACATAATTTGCACGAGAATAACAAATAGGGGGGGCCTTGGCCTCAAAAGCAGGGGTTTGAGACTCTGTATGATCCGCCAAAGATACATACCCTCTGAATGCTCCATTTCAGCGCTTTCACTCCTGAAGGTCAAATACGCATAAAATACATAGCCGGCAACAAGGGCAAAAGAGATCGGGACTAACAGGGTCTTCCCGCCGATTATCGGCAGAACAATAGCCGATGCATACATCACAAGAAAGAAGACAAGGTCCCGTCTGATGGAATGCGCCTCGACCTTGAGCTCAAAAGTGCGTTTTTTGCTGAGTGCTGAAATGGTCACAGTCAATCCGACAAGGAAAAAGGCCAGGGTCGAGAGCATGAAGGGAGCGCCGAGAATTGCGCCCACGCCGATCTCCTTTGCAGAAGCTCCGCCATACATAAAGATCGCAACAACCGGCAAAATCGTTTCGGGCAGCGCAGTGCCTACTGCGGCAAATATGCTGCCAACAACTGCCTGGGAAAAAGAAAAGTGGCGTCCAAACTCCTCAATGCCGTTTGTAAAGAACTCAGCAGCGATCAGGATCAGAACAAGGCCGGATATCAGGAAGAGAAAGGAGATCAGCATCAGTGGACAATGAGGACCGGACAGGGAGAGGACCTGAGGACTGATTCTGTAGTGCTGCCGATGAGCAACCCCTGAATATAGGAGAGCCCGCGGGCGCCCATAACGACAAGGTCATATCCGCCTTCCTCCGCGACAGAACAGATGGTTTCAGCCGGATTGCCGTGGAGCACCTCGCCTGCATGCTGACCGCCTGATCTCTTGATCATCCTCGACAGTTCTGCTTCAGCTTCTGCCTGCATCTGCGTATCGAACTGTTCCTTGTCTGCCTCTCCAAACGTCTCCCAGACTGCCCATCGGCTCTTGATGGTGTGCGAAGGGATGCTATGGACAATATGAAGGTCTGCGGAAAATACCTGGGCATAATCAGATGCCTTCGCAACTGCCTTTTGAGCGTTCTCGGAAAAATCTACAGCACAGAGGATCTTTTTGACAGCCCGGGAGCCCGGCCTGTCTGCTCTGGCCCCGCGCACAACAAGCATAGGCATCTCCAGGGATTTTATGAGCCGTTCTGAACTGCTTGGCCTGAAGGCGTGGGACTGATACCCGATGACCAGGAGGTCAGGTGAAAACTCCTCTATTGCCTTCACAAAGGATTCATGGAGCCTCCCCATCATAATGCGCGCATCGGAAGAGATATCCTGCTTCTCAAGAACAGCTTTCCAGCGCTGAAGTTCTTCCTCATCGCGCTTCTGCTCTTCAGCAATATAGGGCATGAGATATGTCGGAGGTGTCAGCAGGTAGTCAATGACATACAGCAACCTGATCGCTGAGCTCATCCCTGCAGAAAAACATGCTGCATAGGAAATGATCTTTTCCGTATCAGGGCCCAGATCTATACCTGCAAGAATACAATGCGATCTCATTTTTTCAGTGACATCCCTCTCTTTTTCCACAGATCGAGCCTTTCCCCTTTTCTGTTATTATGATCCTCTGCAACTGAGTTCCCGATACACGAAAAAGAAAAGGGACAAATTCCTTTGTCCCTTTTCCGAACCTGTTCAGAAAAAGTGCTATTTCCTTATTGCATCCTTCAGTGCCTTGCCGGCAGTGAACTTAGGCGTCTTTGCAGCCGCGATCTTTATCTCCTGGCCGGTTCTCGGGTTGCGGCCCATCCGTGCCTTTCTCTTGGTAACACTGAACGTGCCGAAGCCGACAAGTGTCACCTTCTGCCCTTTCTTCAAGGCACCCTTGACCGCATCAAGTGATGCATCAAGCGCCCTCGATGCATCCGCCTTGCTGAGACCTGCGCCTGCAGCAATCTTTTCAATCAGTTCTGCTTTTGTCATTATCTTCCCCCCTTTCTGTAGTGATTGTTCTATGAAAAATATGGCTGTGATAACACTATCAAGAACATGCTTTTTTGTCAAGCGTTTACCCTATGTTCAGCCCTATAAATAAAGGCTTTAGGGCGCCTCATGCCCTGCAATGCAGGCTGCCTCATGCCTGAAGTTCCTGCCCCCTGCTGACGGCAGATATGCCTCTCGACTATTTGGACGTTTTAGGGTAGCCTAATAACAAGGAGAACTATTATGAACCATATCCATAAATATGAATCAGTCTCCCACCATGGCATATCTACGGAACTCATGGAGTTCGGGATCGAAGCGGCTGAGATACGCAGGTGCAAGAAGTGCGGCAAAGAAATGCCATTTCTGCTTACCAGGAGAGGGGACTGGATCTCCCTGTTCGCAGAAGAAAAAACAGATAAGCAGGATATTCTTCTTGCCTAGCTGACAGTTTTCCCGGGGCTCCTTCATCAGTGCCTGTTAACGCCGCCGGGCTGTCATGCCACCACAGCGTTACTGCTGCAGAGCGTGATACATGCTTCTGCAGTATCCGCCTGTTTGCTATCAAGAAAGGAGTTTGACCCGATGACCTATATCGAGATCATAGTAACGGCAGCTGAAGAATCGCGCGATGCACTTATCAGCAGAATGTCCGAAATGGGGGCATTAGGTTTTGTTGAGCAGAACGGCGGACTGATCGGCTATTTTGAACCTAACCAATCGCCGGCTGAACTATGCGACGAACTGGGCAGGTTCAGGCCAGTGCTGAAAGCTTCAGGCCTCGATGCCGCTTTTTCTCTCGCCAGTAATGTCCTGCCGGAAAGAGACTGGAACGAGACATGGAAAAAGAGCTTCGTCCCTATTGATGTCGGAGACAATCTGACTATTATCCCGTCCTGGCTTCAGTCGGAGACCGATCGGACACCGATCATTATAGACCCTGGCATGGTCTTTGGTACCGGACATCACGAGACCACGCGGACCTGCCTCAGTATGATAGAAAGGATAGCCCGCGTCAGCAGCAGGAAGAGATTCCTGGACATCGGCACGGGTACCGGCATCCTTGCGATCGGTGCTTCAAGGCTGGGGTTCGAACAGGTAACTGCAGTGGATATCGATCCTCTTGCTGTTGACGCTGCTCAAAGGAATGCAGAAGCGAACGGTCTCACCAATATCAAGGTCCTTGAAGGCACTGTTCAGGCGGTCAGCTTCAAATTCGATCTTATTGCCGCAAACCTGCTGGTTGAAATACTGATCGGGATAGCACCTGAACTGTCGGACAGGCTCGAATCCGGCGGCCGGGCGATCCTCTCCGGCCTGCTTCTTGGCCAGGAGGACAGTGTCATAGAGGCAATGGTCTCAGCAGGCCTCATCTTGCAGGAAAAGATCATTGACAACAATTGGGTTACGCTGGTCATGGCAAAGTGAAAACCTTTTCTCACCGCCTGAAGAATCGAAAAACTGATTACCGGGTGGCGCTCCCTGAAGGTTATCTGTCGATCAACTCCCTGATCCGGGGCAAAAGTTCTTTTGATGAAACCGGTTTTAAGATAACATTGACCCCTTCCTCTATATCCCCCTCTTTACTTATGAGATCAGGAGCATACCCGCTCATAAAAAGGACTTTTATATCTGGCTTCATATCCCGGATCTCCCTATATGCCATCATGCCGCTTTTCTTCGGCATGATGACATCGAACAGAAGGAACTGGATCTCGTCGCGGCTGTCTTTGAATCTGTTCACTGCTTCCTCTCCGTTTTCAGCAACGATAACCCGGTATCCTGTCTTTTCGAGTGTATCCTGAACAAGTTTCCTTACCGTGGCATCGTCTTCAGCGACTAATATCGTCTCTGCTCCGCGCTGAACCGGCAGCGTACTTGCCGGCTCGGTTTCTTCGGTCACTGCATTGGCAAGAGGCAGATATATTGAAAACAATGTTCCTTTCCCGGCTGAGCTATCAGCGGTGATATACCCCTTATGCTGTTTGATGATCCCATATACCACGGCAAGGCCGAGCCCGGTCCCCTTTCCCGGTTCCTTGGTCGTAAAGAACGGCTCAAAGATCCTCTCGATCGTCTTTTCGTCCATGCCGATGCCGGTATCGGAAACAGATATCAGCGCATAGGTCCCGGGTTTCCCATAATGATGCCTGCTTATGAATGCCTCACCCAGCTCCACACACCCGGTCGCTATGGTGAGAGACCCTCCGTGGGGCATGGCATCCCTGGCATTTGTGGCAAGATTCATCAGGACCTGCTCAAGCTGACCGGGATCGGCCATGATTATGACGTCTTCATCCGGCACAATGCTTTTCAGTTCAATGCTCTCGCGGATGAGCCGTGAAAGAAGCTTCGTTACGTTCCTCACAATCTCGTTCAACCTGACCGGCCTTGGTTTCAGCACCTGTTTTCTGCTGTACGCGAGCAGGCCCTGCGTCAGGCTGGCTGCACGAAGCGCAGAGGACTGGATCATATCTGCATAGACACGGAGAGGACTGTCCTTGTCTATGCCCTCCTGCAGGAACTCACCGTAGCCTATGATCGCGGTCAGGATATTATTGAACTCATGAGAGATACCGGCAGTCAGCGTGCCGACAGCCTCTATCTTCTGGGCATGACGGAGCTGATGCTCCAGCCTTGCCTTTTCTTCCTCAGTCCTCTTCCGTTCAGTGACATCGCGGAATATCCCCTGAGTGGCTATCACCTTCCCATCGACATACCGCACATTCACATTCCCCTCAACATAAACCTTTCTCTTGTCCTTTGCAATGAAGACAGCCTCGATATTGTCCTCCACCTCGCCGGCCATGACCCTCTGAAAGGTACTCAGGCAATGGTCCAGGCATGCGGGATCCAGGATATCGAACATGGTGATTGTCCTGATGTCCTCAACTGTATAGCCAAGGGTTTCCATCCACGCCTTGTTCACAAAGACGAACCGTCCTTCAGGGCTCACGCTCTGTATCAGATCGTGGGCGTTCTCGAAAAGGTCACGATAACGCTCCTCGCTTTCCTTCAGGGCAATCTCACCCAGCTTGCGCGTTGTTATATCTCTGGTAACTTCGATCCCGCCGATGACCCTGCCGTTTGCGTCCTTTATCGGTGACGCCGTGATCTCCAGATGCAGGGTCCTCGCGTCATTGCTTCTTTCCACGATATGGACATTGCCGTCTGCAAAGGACAGGGCAACCGGGCATTGATAACAGACCCGGTCCCTTTTTTCATACACCTCATAGCAGTATTCTCCGACATGAGTTCCAAGCATGTCACGGGCGGTCTTATTCTGATAGAGGAGCCTGTAATTCGTATCCAGAATGCTCAGCCCGTCTCCGATAGCTTCAATGACAGCCTCTGTTTTGGCCTTCTCTTCCATCGCTTTTTCAAGCGCCTGCCGCATCTCCTCCGCAGCCAGTCTCTGGTCCGTAATGCTGCGGATGACAAGGACAACACCGATCGTATTCCCTTTATCATCTTTAATAGGCGCAGCGCTCGTCTCCACCGGTAATCTTTGCCCGCCTCTTGCTATGAGCACGGAATGATTGGCAGGGACCACCACTTCGCCCCCTCTGAGGGCCGCTGTCACAGGATTTTCAGCAGGAAGAAGCGTCTGCTCATGAATGAGGACGAGTATCTCGGGCACGGTCTTGCCCACGACATCATGCTGCCGCCAGCCTGTCAGCAGTTCTGCGGCCGGATTCATGAACGTCACCCCACCATTCCCATCCGTGGCGATCACCGCATCGCCTATGGAGCTGAGCGCTGCCGCAAACCAGCGCTGACTCTCCCGTAAGGTCGTTTCCATCTGATGACGGTACAGGGCAATTTCAATGTTCGTATGCAGCTCTCTCTTGTCTACAGGCTTAAGGATATAGGCATAGGGCTCTGTTATCTTCGCATGCTGCAGCGTCTTTTCATCGATATAGCCCGAAACATACACAACAGGGATATTGAAACACGCCCTTATCTGCTCGGCAGCCCTGACGCCGTCGAGCGCCCCCTTCAATACAATGTCCATAAGCACAAGATCAGGTTTTGTCTTCATGGCCTGCCTGACCGCATCCTCTCCTGATGAAGAGATGCCGGCCACGTTGTATCCGAGGTCCAGGAGCATATCCTGCATCTGTCCGGCCATGAGCGGATCGTCTTCAACAACAAGTATCTGCGCAGGAGAAGTCATATCAGTGCCTCTGCAGCAGCATATAGCAACTGCAGATCCGGCTGATCGGTTTTGGACCACAGGAAGGTTCTCTGCATTGTGAAACGTAAGCCTGTTTTTGATTCCATGTCAGTCACGATCATCCTGCTTCCTCAAGTAATAGAGCTGATGATTTGCTGCAGCAGAGTCAATATTGAGAATGCCGGTTCTTTAGTTTTGCCTCGTTGTTTCATGATAACCAATACGTGAAATCACAGTAAAGCGAAAAACCTTGACTGCTGATCATAACAGCAGGCATCAATTGTGCCGGGCAATGCAATGTGCAGTTGACAGAGAAACCTGCTGCTCTTTCACCTCTTCTGATCTTTGCCGGAACTTCCCTGCGGCCCACGCAGACCTGTAATGCGGAGCTTTTCTAACGGAAGGAGCAGGATCGCTCCGATGACCGTTCCGGCGCCGATCAGCTGCGGCAACTCCATGACCTCGCCAAGAAAGGCGTACGCGAAGATGCCTGCCATCACCGGCTCAAGCGTTGCCGTAATGCCTGCATGCGTGGAGCGGATACGTTTAACCCCCTCGTTATAAAGACCAAAAGGCGCTATTGTGCCAAAAAGGCTTATAAAGACTATCCATCCCCAGGCAGAAGCGCTATAGTGTGCCGCAAAAGCTGCGAAGGGTGGGATTATAACATTCCAGATGATTGCTGCGACCAGGAGAGCGTAGGACAGGACCGTCCAGGCTGAATAGGTACGCATGCCATATTCGCTCCGGACAGAATAGAGCGCCAGGGCAACGGCAGAGGCCAGGCCGGACAGGATGCCGGCTTTATTCATATCAAGCAAATTGAGGTTATAGGCTCCGACCATAAGATAGCAGCCGCTGATCGCACCAACAATCGCCACAACCGTAAATGCTGACAGTTTTTTTTGCTGAAAGAAAAAGGAATAGAGTGCTATCAGTGCAGGAGCCTGGTACTGAAGCAGGACA belongs to Nitrospirota bacterium and includes:
- a CDS encoding PAS domain S-box protein, coding for MTSPAQILVVEDDPLMAGQMQDMLLDLGYNVAGISSSGEDAVRQAMKTKPDLVLMDIVLKGALDGVRAAEQIRACFNIPVVYVSGYIDEKTLQHAKITEPYAYILKPVDKRELHTNIEIALYRHQMETTLRESQRWFAAALSSIGDAVIATDGNGGVTFMNPAAELLTGWRQHDVVGKTVPEILVLIHEQTLLPAENPVTAALRGGEVVVPANHSVLIARGGQRLPVETSAAPIKDDKGNTIGVVLVIRSITDQRLAAEEMRQALEKAMEEKAKTEAVIEAIGDGLSILDTNYRLLYQNKTARDMLGTHVGEYCYEVYEKRDRVCYQCPVALSFADGNVHIVERSNDARTLHLEITASPIKDANGRVIGGIEVTRDITTRKLGEIALKESEERYRDLFENAHDLIQSVSPEGRFVFVNKAWMETLGYTVEDIRTITMFDILDPACLDHCLSTFQRVMAGEVEDNIEAVFIAKDKRKVYVEGNVNVRYVDGKVIATQGIFRDVTERKRTEEEKARLEHQLRHAQKIEAVGTLTAGISHEFNNILTAIIGYGEFLQEGIDKDSPLRVYADMIQSSALRAASLTQGLLAYSRKQVLKPRPVRLNEIVRNVTKLLSRLIRESIELKSIVPDEDVIIMADPGQLEQVLMNLATNARDAMPHGGSLTIATGCVELGEAFISRHHYGKPGTYALISVSDTGIGMDEKTIERIFEPFFTTKEPGKGTGLGLAVVYGIIKQHKGYITADSSAGKGTLFSIYLPLANAVTEETEPASTLPVQRGAETILVAEDDATVRKLVQDTLEKTGYRVIVAENGEEAVNRFKDSRDEIQFLLFDVIMPKKSGMMAYREIRDMKPDIKVLFMSGYAPDLISKEGDIEEGVNVILKPVSSKELLPRIRELIDR
- a CDS encoding EamA family transporter translates to MLQHDSPSVRPGYIAVCVAALLWAASGNASKFVLQSEVTPFQLVQLRTTIAATLLFLFLLVRRSDLLKIARKDAAYFIVLGIVLAVMLFAYLYAISRIHVAAAVLLQYQAPALIALYSFFFQQKKLSAFTVVAIVGAISGCYLMVGAYNLNLLDMNKAGILSGLASAVALALYSVRSEYGMRTYSAWTVLSYALLVAAIIWNVIIPPFAAFAAHYSASAWGWIVFISLFGTIAPFGLYNEGVKRIRSTHAGITATLEPVMAGIFAYAFLGEVMELPQLIGAGTVIGAILLLPLEKLRITGLRGPQGSSGKDQKR